A portion of the Mustela erminea isolate mMusErm1 chromosome 19, mMusErm1.Pri, whole genome shotgun sequence genome contains these proteins:
- the KCNJ14 gene encoding ATP-sensitive inward rectifier potassium channel 14 gives MGLARALRRLSGAREPREGRAGDEEEEAGPGLCRNGWAPSPAGRRRGRFVKKDGHCNVRFVNLGGQGARYLSDLFTTCVDVRWRWMCLLFSCSFLASWLLFGLAFWLIASLHGDLAAPPPAAPCFSQVASFLAAFLFALETQTSIGYGVRSVTEECPAAVAAVVLQCIAGCVLDAFVVGAVMAKMAKPKKRNETLVFSENAVVALRDRRLCLMWRVGNLRRSHLVEAHVRAQLLQPRVTPEGEYIPLDHQDVDVGFDGGTDRIFLVSPITIVHEIDSASPLYELGRAELARADFELVVILEGMVEATAMTTQCRSSYLPGELLWGHRFEPVLFQRGSQYEVDYRHFHRTYEVPGTPVCSAKELDEQAERASHSPKSSFPGSLAAFCYENELALSCCQEEEEEEEAKEGDGVEAEDGTVSPQVLTPTLALTLPP, from the exons ATGGGCCTGGCCAGGGCCCTGCGCCGCCTTAGCGGCGCCCGGGAGCCCAGGGAGGGCCGCGCCGGCGATGAGGAAGAAGAGGCCGGGCCGGGGCTGTGCCGCAACGGGTGGGCGCCGTCGCCGGCGGGGCGGCGCCGCGGGCGCTTCGTCAAGAAGGACGGGCACTGCAACGTGCGCTTCGTGAACCTGGGCGGCCAGGGCGCGCGCTACCTGAGCGACCTGTTCACCACGTGCGTGGACGTGCGCTGGCGCTGGATGTGCCTGctcttctcctgctccttcctcgCCTCCTGGCTGCTCTTCGGCCTGGCCTTCTGGCTCATAGCCTCGCTGCACGGCGACCTGGCCGCCCCGCCGCCGGCGGCGCCCTGCTTCTCGCAGGTGGCCAGCTTCCTGGCCGCCTTCCTGTTCGCGTTGGAGACGCAGACGTCCATCGGCTACGGCGTGCGCAGCGTCACCGAGGAGTGCCCGGCCGCCGTGGCCGCCGTGGTGCTGCAGTGCATCGCCGGCTGCGTGCTCGACGCCTTCGTCGTGGGCGCCGTCATGGCCAAGATGGCCAAGCCCAAGAAGCGCAACGAGACGCTCGTGTTCAGCGAGAACGCCGTCGTGGCGCTGCGCGACCGCCGCCTCTGCCTCATGTGGCGCGTGGGTAACCTCCGTCGCAGCCACCTGGTCGAGGCGCACGTGCGGGCCCAGCTGCTGCAG CCTCGTGTGACCCCAGAGGGCGAGTACATACCACTGGATCACCAGGATGTGGACGTGGGCTTTGACGGCGGCACCGATCGAATCTTCCTCGTGTCTCCCATCACCATCGTGCACGAGATTGACTCTGCCAGTCCTCTCTATGAACTAGGACGTGCCGAGCTGGCCCGGGCTGACTTTGAGCTGGTGGTCATTCTCGAGGGCATGGTTGAGGCCACGGCCATGACCACACAGTGTCGCTCCTCCTACCTCCCTGGTGAGCTGCTCTGGGGCCATCGTTTTGAGCCAGTCCTCTTCCAGCGCGGCTCCCAGTATGAGGTTGACTATCGCCACTTCCACCGCACTTACGAGGTCCCAGGGACACCGGTCTGCAGCGCCAAGGAGTTGGATGAACAGGCCGAACGGGCCTCCCACAGCCCCAAGTCCAGTTTCCCCGGCTCTCTGGCTGCGTTTTGTTATGAGAATGAACTTGCGCTGAGCTGctgccaggaggaagaggaggaagaggaggccaaggagggggatggggtggaggcAGAAGATGGGACTGTCAGCCCCCAAGTACTAACACCAACCCTCGCACTGACCCTACCCCCATGA